In Syntrophorhabdus sp., the following proteins share a genomic window:
- a CDS encoding ATP-binding protein produces MRPATEVLLADHLKQLKLTAILRCYSARARQARESGSEYEDFLLSLIESEIEARADNRLKRRIRDARFPIIKTMEGFDFDEAEGLDRRLVREMVEGTYIKEKRNIIFVGKTGTGKSHLATALGLEACRQGIRTRFVTGAGLVNELIEARSERAVSRITQKMSRFGLLILDELGYVPFSREGSQLLFQLLAERYERASVIITTNLGFADWTQLFGDPTLTAALLDRLTHKAHIVMCDWDSYRLKESLKNKSPAKRGKE; encoded by the coding sequence ATGAGACCGGCGACCGAAGTTCTTCTTGCGGACCATCTCAAACAGCTCAAGCTGACCGCCATCCTGCGGTGCTATAGTGCCCGTGCGCGCCAGGCCCGGGAGAGCGGTTCCGAGTATGAGGACTTTTTATTGTCCCTTATCGAATCCGAGATCGAGGCCCGTGCCGACAACCGGCTGAAACGGCGGATCAGGGATGCGCGGTTCCCGATCATAAAGACCATGGAGGGCTTTGATTTTGACGAAGCCGAAGGCCTTGACAGAAGATTGGTACGGGAGATGGTAGAAGGAACGTACATTAAGGAGAAAAGGAATATCATCTTTGTAGGGAAGACAGGCACCGGGAAAAGCCATCTTGCGACAGCCCTGGGACTCGAGGCATGCCGCCAGGGGATCCGCACCCGGTTCGTGACCGGAGCAGGTCTCGTCAACGAACTCATCGAGGCCCGCAGCGAACGAGCCGTAAGCAGGATAACCCAGAAGATGTCACGGTTCGGTCTTCTTATCCTCGATGAGCTTGGTTATGTCCCTTTCTCCCGGGAGGGATCACAGCTTCTCTTCCAGCTTCTGGCGGAACGTTATGAAAGGGCCTCCGTGATCATAACGACAAACCTCGGGTTTGCTGACTGGACGCAGTTATTTGGGGACCCGACTTTGACGGCGGCGCTTCTCGACCGCTTGACACACAAGGCTCATATTGTTATGTGCGATTGGGACAGCTACAGGCTTAAGGAGAGTCTCAAGAATAAATCTCCGGCAAAAAGGGGCAAGGAATGA